The stretch of DNA GAGAATCATGCCGATGAACTGCGTGCCTTTGACGGGTCGGCGTTTCTGGATTCCGATCTGAAGGATGTGGTCGCGGAGCTGATCGAACATACCGTGGGCGTGAAGGCCTACCATGTGTCCGCCGATCTCAAGGAGGCGGGACTGCGAGAATTCCTGAACTATGGGCATACGCTCGGCCATGCCATCGAAAAGCTTGAGCACTTCCGTTGGCGTCATGGCAACGCGGTGGCGGTCGGCTGCGTGTATGCGGCCGAACTGTCGCATCTTCTGGGATACATCGATCAGGATCTTGTGGACTACCATCGTTCGCTGCTGGAATCGCTGGGATTGCCAACGTCTTGGAACAACGGTACGTGGGACGATGTGCTCGCTTTGATGCATCGAGACAAGAAGGCCCGCGGCAACAAGCTTCGTTTCGTGGTGCTCGAAGGCGTGGGGAAGCCCATTCATCTTGAGGATCCACCCGCGGACGCCGTCGAAGAAGCGTTCCGTCGCATTCAGCAGTAATAACAAGGGAGTTTGAACATGACTAAAGTAGTGGTCGTCAATGGGCCGAACCTCGGCCGTCTTGGTGTGCGTCAGCCCGACGTGTATGGCAAGCAGGATCTTGAAACCTTGCGTAGCTTGTGCACGCAGTGGGGTGAGGAGCTTGGTCTTAACGTGGAAGTCCGTCAAAGCGATGACGAAGCTGAAATGATCGGCTGGATGCATCAGGCTGCCGACGAAAAGACGCCCATTGTGATGAACCCCGCCGCATTCACCCATTACTCCTACGGTCTTGCGGACGCCGCCCACATGGTGATCGACGAGGGTCTGCCGCTGATGGAGGTGCACATCTCCAATCCGTCCGCGCGCGACGAGTTCCGCAAACGCTCCGTTATTTCACCGGTCGCCACCGGCACCATCACCGGCATGGGCTTCTACGGCTACAAGCTGGCGTTGGAAGCCGTGGCGCATCTGTTGGAAGCCAAGTAATGTTTTTCGATTTCTGATCGGGACTGCCTAAGCTGCGCAATACATGCCGGATACCTTCCGATGGGCGTCCGGCATGTATTGTGATCACCGATCCGTCCGATCCTGATGAGAACCAGGAAGATGACGGGACACTGCCGAACGATGGAAGCGTCACCATCTACTACAAGCCCGATATCGACAGCGCGCCCGTCATCAAGAGACTTGTGGTTTCTGATAGCGGGGCCATCGGATCGAAGAAACACGCCGCGTCTTATACCGCTGATAGACTGAAGTTCCATGGTTAGAAGACAACATGGCAATTCTCAAGAGCACGTTACCAAGCATATTTTTGTCACCGGTGGCGTCGTTTCCTCTCTCGGCAAAGGCCTGACCGCCTCCTCCCTCGGCCGCCTGCTTCGTAGCCGCGGCATCAAGGTTTTGCAGCAGAAGCTCGATCCGTACATCAACGTTGATCCGGGCACTATGAATCCATTCCAGCATGGTGAAGTCTATGTCACCGAAGACGGGGCCGAAACCGATCTCGACATCGGCCACTATGAGCGTTTCCTTGACGTGTACCTGAGCCAAAAGGCGAACGTCACCACCGGCCAGATCTACCAGGAAGTGCTGCGCAAGGAACGCGCCGGCGAATACCTCGGTCAGTGCGTGCAGGTCATTCCGCACATCACCAACGAGATCAAGTCCCGTATGCGTGCGCAGGCCTCCGACGACGTCGACGTGATCATCACCGAAATCGGTGGCACCGTCGGCGACATCGAATCCCAGCCGTTCCTGGAGGCCGCGCGTGAGGTCCGCCGCGATCTGGGCGCCGAGAACTGCATGTTCGTGCACGTCTCCTTGGTGCCGTACATTGCCGCGGCTCATGAGCTCAAGACCAAGCCGACCCAGCACTCCGTCATGATGCTGCGCCAGCTTGGCATCTCCCCGGACGCCTTGGTGTTGCGTTCCGATCGCCCGCTGAACCAGTCCATCAAGGACAAGATCTCCCTGATGTGCGACGTGGATTCCGAAGGCGTGGTCAACTGTGTGGACGCCCCGAGCATCTACGACGTGCCGAAGACCCTGTTCGACGAAGGCCTCGACGCCTATGTCGTGCGCGAACTCGGCC from Bifidobacterium catenulatum PV20-2 encodes:
- a CDS encoding type II 3-dehydroquinate dehydratase — encoded protein: MTKVVVVNGPNLGRLGVRQPDVYGKQDLETLRSLCTQWGEELGLNVEVRQSDDEAEMIGWMHQAADEKTPIVMNPAAFTHYSYGLADAAHMVIDEGLPLMEVHISNPSARDEFRKRSVISPVATGTITGMGFYGYKLALEAVAHLLEAK
- a CDS encoding CTP synthase, translated to MVRRQHGNSQEHVTKHIFVTGGVVSSLGKGLTASSLGRLLRSRGIKVLQQKLDPYINVDPGTMNPFQHGEVYVTEDGAETDLDIGHYERFLDVYLSQKANVTTGQIYQEVLRKERAGEYLGQCVQVIPHITNEIKSRMRAQASDDVDVIITEIGGTVGDIESQPFLEAAREVRRDLGAENCMFVHVSLVPYIAAAHELKTKPTQHSVMMLRQLGISPDALVLRSDRPLNQSIKDKISLMCDVDSEGVVNCVDAPSIYDVPKTLFDEGLDAYVVRELGLPFHDVDWDEWEDLLERVHHPKHEVNIAIVGKYIDLPDAYLSVTEAIKAGGFANYAKVNVKWVAADKCETEEGAAAALDQVDGIVVPGGFGIRGIDGKIGALKFARENKLPALGLCLGLQSMVIEYARHVLGLEDANSTEFEPDCATPVIATMEEQKDIVAGNGDMGHTMRLGSYPAELEEGSIVAELYGTTHVTERHRHRYEVNVAYKDRLREAGLRISGQSPDGELTEFVELPREVHPFYVSTQAHPEFKSRPTKPHPLFAGLVKAALDHQQER